From Acidianus brierleyi:
TCTATTAAAGCAAATGGCTAACAAAGGATTGATTAGCTTAGAGGGATAGAAATGAGTGCACAAGTAATGTTAGAAGAAATGGCCAGAAAGTATGCAGTATTAGCTGTAAAAGCTGATAAGGATGGCAATTCTAATGAAGCAGTAAATTATTACAAAAAAGCCATAGAAATTCTATCTCAAATAATTACGTTATATCCAGATTCAGTAGCAAAAAACGCTTATGAGCAAATGATTAAAGAATACAAAAAAAGAATTGAAGTATTGAGTGAATTAGTACCAAGCTCTCAGACTCAGGATAAAGAAACGACAGCGGAACTATTAGTTAAAGATAAACCTAAAGTATCATTTAATGATATAATAGGCCTTGATGATGTAAAGGAGACATTAAAAGAAGCTATAATTTATCCTAGCAAAAGACCAGATTTGTTCCCATTAGGTTGGCCTAGAGGAATCTTACTATTTGGACCTCCTGGATGTGGAAAGACCATGATGGCTGCTGCAGTAGCTAATGAAATAGATTCTAACTTTATCCAGCTTGACGCAGCATCAATTATGTCAAAATGGCTAGGAGAAGCTGAAAAAAACGTAGCGAAAATATTTAACACTGCAAGAGAAATGTCAAAAAAGGAAAATAGACCATCTATAATATTTGTAGATGAATTAGATGCCATACTTGGTGTTTTTAATAATGAGGTAGGAGGAGAAGCCAGAGTAAGAAACCAGTTTCTTAAAGAGATGGATGGTCTATTAGATAAGAGTGAAAATTATAAGGTTTATGTAATAGGTGCTACTAATAAGCCTTGGAGACTTGACGAACCTTTCCTCAGAAGATTTCAAAAAAGAATATACATTCCTCTCCCTGATTTTCAAGAAAGAATAGCACTATTGAAATATTATACTGATAAGATAGTTACTGAAAATTTAAACTTGGAAGAAATATCTAAAGCTACGGAAGGTTATACTGCTAGCGATATTAGAGATATAATTCAAACAGCACATATGAAAGTGGTAAAAGAGATGTTCGAAAAAAATCTTAGTATGCCTAGAGCCGTGACTACTAATGATGTAATGGACGTGCTAAAATATAGAAAGCCAAGTGTAAACCAAGATTTAGTAAAAGCGTACTCTACTTGGTATGAGAAATTTAAGGCATTATAAAATCAGATACCCCAGGTTTGACCTCATCTATCGGTTTGGCATGTCTTACATCATTATATAATTGTTGTTTATCAAATCTAATATTAGTTTTCCTGTAGACTTTGACTTAGATAATTTGCTTACAATAGCTTTCCTATTATATCCAGTTTTTTCTTCCCATTCTGATAATCCAGATTTAAGTCTCTCTAACGCAATTAAATGATATTTACATAAGCCGTCTTTTTCTTCTTCGAAATCACAAAACTTACATTTATTGTATGATAAATAACCAAGTCCCTTAGATATCTTATTCCCTATTTTTTCTTTATTTTTATTATACTCTTCCATATACTTTCCTATTTTTTCTTTTATTTCGTTTACTACATCATCGCATTTTATTTTGCCATAGATTATATCGTTAAGTTTAGATTCCATCTCAGATGTCATTTTTATACTAGTTAGTTCTGAAAAATAATCATTAAGAACTTCAGCTATTGTTATTCCAAGTTTAGTTGGAACTATGAATTTCCCTTTGGGTTCAACATATTTTCTCGAAAATAACGTCTCAATTATTTTACCCCTAGTAGCTTCAGTACCAATTTTTACACTTTCCATCCATTTTAGTAGTGACGTTCTATTATATCTAGGTAATGGTTTAC
This genomic window contains:
- the cdvC gene encoding cell division protein CdvC, with the protein product MSAQVMLEEMARKYAVLAVKADKDGNSNEAVNYYKKAIEILSQIITLYPDSVAKNAYEQMIKEYKKRIEVLSELVPSSQTQDKETTAELLVKDKPKVSFNDIIGLDDVKETLKEAIIYPSKRPDLFPLGWPRGILLFGPPGCGKTMMAAAVANEIDSNFIQLDAASIMSKWLGEAEKNVAKIFNTAREMSKKENRPSIIFVDELDAILGVFNNEVGGEARVRNQFLKEMDGLLDKSENYKVYVIGATNKPWRLDEPFLRRFQKRIYIPLPDFQERIALLKYYTDKIVTENLNLEEISKATEGYTASDIRDIIQTAHMKVVKEMFEKNLSMPRAVTTNDVMDVLKYRKPSVNQDLVKAYSTWYEKFKAL